The Immundisolibacter sp. genome window below encodes:
- a CDS encoding RimK family protein: MSIHLVVVEHRRDWLAHFPAALVVTVQDYLATPDYQKMRDVRVLNLCRGYRYLSLGYYCSLLAEARRHRVIPAMRAITDLSAKAIYSLGAEDLDSQVHKSLSRRVAGEAGRDEFEMDIYFGRCADDALQNLAEEIFDLFPCPLLRVQFEHDSKWRISAIRPLSLSAIPAEQQALFIAGFEAYVSKRWRSPRVRELARYDIAILHDPTEKLPPTSARGLQRFIRAGKKLDLSVDLIVRKDYGRLAEYDALFIRETTAIDHHTYRFAKRAQAEGMAVLDDPDSIVKCTNKVYLHELLSANRVPVPRTRVLQKGQLESLPADAVTYPAVVKIPDGSFSRGVHKAENRQQLEQYARELLRESDLILLQEFVYTEFDWRIGVLNRQPIFACQYFMSKHHWQIVKHGADGQFTEGGARTVAVEDAPPQVVKTALAAANLIGDGFYGVDIKQAGERVVVIEVNDNPNVDPGVEDAVLGDRLYELILEDLARRLDERRAR, encoded by the coding sequence ATGTCGATACATTTGGTGGTGGTCGAACACCGGCGCGACTGGCTGGCGCACTTTCCCGCGGCCCTGGTGGTTACCGTGCAGGACTACCTGGCCACCCCCGATTACCAGAAGATGCGCGACGTGCGGGTGCTGAACCTGTGTCGCGGTTACCGCTACCTGAGCCTGGGCTATTACTGCTCGCTGCTGGCCGAGGCGCGCCGGCACCGGGTAATCCCGGCCATGCGCGCCATCACCGACCTGTCGGCCAAGGCCATTTACAGCCTGGGCGCCGAGGATCTGGACAGCCAGGTGCACAAGTCGCTGTCGCGGCGGGTGGCCGGCGAAGCCGGTCGTGACGAGTTCGAAATGGACATCTACTTCGGGCGCTGCGCTGACGACGCGTTGCAGAATCTGGCCGAGGAAATCTTTGACCTGTTCCCGTGCCCGCTGCTGCGGGTGCAGTTCGAACATGACAGCAAGTGGCGTATCAGCGCCATCCGGCCGCTTTCGCTCAGCGCCATCCCGGCCGAGCAGCAAGCGCTGTTCATCGCCGGTTTCGAGGCCTACGTCAGCAAACGCTGGCGCTCGCCACGGGTGCGCGAACTGGCCCGCTACGACATCGCCATCCTGCATGACCCGACCGAGAAATTGCCACCGACCAGCGCCCGCGGTCTGCAGCGCTTCATCCGTGCCGGCAAAAAACTCGATCTGTCGGTCGACCTCATCGTGCGCAAGGACTACGGCCGCCTGGCCGAGTATGACGCGCTGTTCATCCGCGAGACCACCGCCATCGATCACCACACCTACCGCTTTGCCAAGCGCGCGCAGGCCGAGGGCATGGCGGTGCTCGACGACCCGGACTCCATCGTCAAGTGCACCAACAAGGTCTACCTGCACGAGTTGCTCAGCGCCAACCGGGTGCCGGTGCCGCGCACGCGGGTCCTGCAGAAGGGCCAGCTTGAAAGCCTGCCGGCGGATGCGGTGACCTACCCGGCAGTGGTCAAGATCCCCGATGGCTCGTTCTCGCGTGGCGTGCACAAGGCCGAGAACCGGCAGCAGCTGGAGCAATACGCCCGCGAGCTGCTGCGCGAGTCGGACCTCATCCTGCTGCAGGAGTTTGTCTATACGGAATTTGATTGGCGCATCGGCGTGCTGAACCGCCAGCCGATCTTTGCCTGCCAGTACTTTATGTCCAAGCACCACTGGCAGATCGTCAAACACGGTGCCGATGGCCAGTTCACGGAAGGCGGGGCGCGTACCGTGGCGGTGGAGGATGCCCCGCCGCAAGTGGTAAAAACCGCACTCGCCGCCGCCAACCTGATCGGCGACGGCTTCTACGGCGTGGACATCAAACAGGCCGGCGAGCGGGTGGTGGTGATCGAGGTCAACGACAACCCGAACGTCGACCCCGGCGTCGAGGACGCGGTGCTCGGCGATCGGCTGTACGAGCTGATCCTGGAAGACCTGGCGCGGCGCCTGGACGAGCGGCGCGCCAGATAG